The Caretta caretta isolate rCarCar2 chromosome 10, rCarCar1.hap1, whole genome shotgun sequence genome has a window encoding:
- the SLC27A2 gene encoding long-chain fatty acid transport protein 2, whose protein sequence is MFSGFYTALAGLLLLPLLLRLACPYFFGDLRFFLTVAWMSHRVRSYSARTPPRTILEVFTQRARRTPRKPLVLFREEVHTYGQVDKRSSQVARALREHAGLQQGDCLALFLGNEPAYLWIWLGLAKLGCAMACLNCNIRAKSLLHCFQCSGAKVLLAAPEFKAAVEEILPALKEENVRVFYLSRTSDTKGVDSFIDKLEVVSDEPIPHSWRSNVTSKTPAMYIYTSGTTGLPKAAVITHERMLLGCNLFIASGVTSEDIVYNALPLYHSAALLVGVHGCIMQGATLALRSKFSASQFWVDCRKYNVTVIQYIGEVLRYLCNMPKKDSDGDHRVRIAIGNGLRADVWREFVRRFGDIRILEFYAATEGNVGFFNYTGKVGAVGRVNYFHKKIIRYELIRYDVEKDEPVRDENGYCIRVPKGEAGLLICKITQSFPFNGYAGAKSQTEKKKLTNVFQKGDLYFNSGDLLMVDQDNFIYFHDRVGDTFRWKGENVATTEVADIFGLIDFVQEVNVYGVSVPGHEGRIGMASIRLKEGCEFNGEQIYRHVVDYLPNYARPRFVRIQDAIEITATFKHCKVQLMEEGFNPAVIRDGLYFLDDKEKTYVPMTQDIYNAINNNSLKL, encoded by the exons ATGTTCTCCGGCTTCTACACCGCGCTGGcggggctgctgctcctgccgcTGCTGCTGCGCCTCGCCTGCCCCTACTTCTTCGGCGACCTGCGCTTCTTCCTCACGGTGGCCTGGATGTCGCACCGGGTGCGCAGCTACTCGGCGCGGACGCCGCCGCGCACCATCCTGGAGGTGTTCACGCAGCGGGCGCGCCGGACACCCCGCAAGCCCCTGGTGCTGTTCAGGGAGGAGGTGCACACCTACGGGCAGGTGGACAAGCGGAGCAGCCAGGTGGCCCGGGCGCTGCGCGAGCACGCCGGGCTGCAGCAAGGGGACTGCCTGGCCCTCTTCCTGGGCAACGAGCCTGCTTACCTCTGGATCTGGCTGGGCTTGGCCAAGCTGGGCTGCGCCATGGCCTGCCTCAACTGCAACATCAGGGCCAAGTCCTTGCTGCACTGCTTCCAGTGCAGCGGAGCCAAggtgctgctggcagccccag AATTCAAAGCAGCTGTTGAAGAAATATTGCCAGCCCTGAAAGAAGAAAACGTCAGAGTCTTCTACCTAAGCAGGACATCCGACACAAAAGGGGTTGACAGCTTCATTGACAAATTGGAAGTGGTTTCAGATGAGCCTATTCCACACTCTTGGAGATCAAATGTCACTTCTAAAACTCCTGCCATGTATATTTATACCTCTGGGACTACAG GTCTTCCAAAGGCTGCAGTGATTACCCACGAACGCATGCTGTTAGGTTGTAATTTGTTCATTGCAAGTGGCGTGACCTCTGAGGACATTGTGTATAATGCCCTGCCACTGTATCACAGTGCTGCCCTCCTGGTTGGAGTTCATGGATGCATCATGCAAG GTGCAACCTTAGCTCTACGCTCCAAATTTTCAGCCAGCCAGTTTTGGGTTGACTGCAGGAAATACAACGTAACAGTCATCCAGTATATTGGGGAGGTGCTTCGGTATTTATGCAACATGCCAAAG AAAGACAGCGATGGTGATCACAGAGTAAGGATTGCCATAGGCAATGGGTTAAGGGCTGATGTTTGGAGGGAATTCGTCAGAAGATTTGGAGACATCCGTATATTGGAGTTCTATGCTGCAACCGAGggaaatgttgggttttttaactACACTGGAAAAGTCGGTGCCGTGGGGAGAGTAAACTACTTCCATAAG AAAATTATACGCTATGAGCTGATTAGATACGACGTAGAGAAAGATGAACCAGTCCGAGATGAAAATGGATATTGCATAAGAGTTCCCAAAG GTGAAGCGGGGCTGTTGATCTGCAAAATCACACAATCTTTTCCTTTTAATGGCTATGCAGGAGCAAAAAGCCAGACAGAGAAGAAAAAACTAACAAACGTCTTCCAGAAAGgggatttatattttaatagtgGTGACCTTTTAATGGTTGACCAGGACAATTTCATCTACTTTCATGACAGAGTCGGAGATACATTCCG ATGGAAAGGGGAAAACGTGGCTACTACTGAAGTTGCAGATATTTTCGGATTGATCGACTTTGTCCAAGAAGTTAATGTGTATGGAGTGTCTGTGCCAG GTCATGAAGGCAGAATAGGAATGGCATCCATTCGACTAAAGGAGGGGTGTGAATTTAATGGGGAGCAGATATACAGACACGTTGTAGACTACCTGCCAAATTATGCAAGACCTCGCTTTGTAAGGATTCAG gATGCTATTGAGATCACAGCAACTTTTAAACACTGTAAAGTGCAATTAATGGAGGAGGGCTTCAACCCAGCAGTCATCAGGGATGGCCTGTATTTCCTGGATGACAAAGAAAAGACGTACGTGCCGATGACGCAGGACATTTATAATGCTATAAATAACAATAGCCTAAAACTGTAA